The Skermanella pratensis genome has a window encoding:
- a CDS encoding class I SAM-dependent methyltransferase, whose product MTEGLTLLSPTTGRPLRAEGPGYLADGTERWPVVAGIPFLRTGREGLRDAALAALDRGDERAALALLLRDQDDWARLPPPSLDAAGGLADAVGHMTLRETMATLNFGPVAHYFAHRWSAPTFLSALGLLETRWTDPPLVLEIACGIGQILRDLNRRGTAVAGIDVVFAKLWLAKTFLLPDAPLVCADVTSGIPVALPEGTAILCHDAFYFMPEQERIAGHLMRAAGASGTVLIGHAHNVRFEHGIAGRPRTPEEYGALFPGCLLYDDAELARSPAPARTAAELATVEAVSLAWSAGTVDPRPVDLRSPHPGARLRLNPLLERDGNRLRPAWPTPAFAREYAAATYLEAEVPPEDLPEGTSRIDDPRIRDLARRRILLDLPERW is encoded by the coding sequence GTGACGGAAGGCCTGACCCTGCTGAGCCCGACGACCGGCCGGCCGCTGCGCGCCGAAGGTCCGGGCTATCTTGCCGACGGGACGGAGCGCTGGCCCGTTGTGGCCGGCATCCCGTTCCTGCGCACCGGCCGCGAGGGTTTGCGCGATGCGGCGCTGGCGGCGCTCGACCGCGGCGACGAGCGCGCGGCCCTGGCGCTGCTGCTGCGCGACCAGGACGACTGGGCCCGCCTCCCGCCGCCCTCGCTGGACGCCGCCGGAGGCCTCGCCGACGCGGTCGGGCACATGACCCTGCGCGAGACCATGGCGACGCTGAACTTCGGGCCGGTGGCCCACTACTTCGCCCACCGCTGGTCGGCCCCGACATTCCTGTCCGCCCTGGGACTGCTGGAAACCCGCTGGACCGATCCGCCGCTGGTGCTGGAAATCGCCTGCGGCATCGGACAAATCCTGCGCGACCTGAACCGGCGTGGAACGGCCGTGGCCGGGATCGACGTGGTGTTCGCCAAGCTGTGGCTGGCCAAGACTTTCCTGCTTCCCGACGCTCCGCTGGTCTGCGCCGACGTCACGTCGGGCATCCCGGTGGCTCTGCCGGAAGGGACGGCGATCCTGTGCCACGACGCCTTTTACTTCATGCCGGAGCAGGAGCGGATCGCCGGCCATCTGATGCGGGCCGCCGGAGCCTCGGGAACGGTGCTGATCGGACACGCCCACAATGTGCGGTTCGAACACGGCATCGCCGGCCGGCCGCGCACGCCGGAGGAATACGGGGCGCTGTTCCCCGGCTGCCTGCTGTACGACGACGCGGAACTGGCCCGATCCCCGGCCCCGGCCCGCACGGCGGCGGAACTGGCGACGGTCGAGGCGGTCTCGCTCGCCTGGAGCGCCGGGACGGTGGATCCCCGGCCGGTCGACCTGCGCTCGCCGCATCCCGGCGCCAGGCTTCGGCTCAACCCGCTGCTGGAGCGCGACGGGAATCGGCTGCGGCCGGCTTGGCCGACGCCCGCCTTCGCCCGCGAATACGCGGCAGCTACCTATCTGGAGGCCGAGGTGCCGCCCGAAGACCTGCCGGAAGGCACATCCCGGATCGACGACCCCCGGATTCGGGACCTGGCCCGGCGCCGCATCCTGCTCGACCTGCCGGAGCGCTGGTGA
- a CDS encoding inositol-3-phosphate synthase yields MPARRLGVAIVGLGGAVATTVAAGLEMIRRGAVDLSGLPLADVSHAGLAPYKNISLAGWDLYPDDLASAVRQHGVLGPAELDLVRTQLEAVRPWPAIGNVKFCRNVAGREGANLTSMRDQVASLKDDLTRFKADSGVDDLVVVHLASTERLVDTKLPQFATPEAFEMALDADDPEIGPAMLYAYAAITNGIPYGNFTPSVSADIPALKELARRRGVPIAGKDGKTGQTLIKTVIAPALRGRSLKVDGWYSTNILGNRDGLALDDPSSLASKLDTKGSVLDSILGYKVENHKVFIHYYPPRGDDKEAWDNIDLTGFLGHRMQMKINFLCKDSILAAPLVIEIARCLDLAKQRGQGGVLEELGVFFKAPLMPNGAEPEHAWPEQERRFRAWLDRSAGSGSGTATERSEQSLKAAAASLADVG; encoded by the coding sequence ATGCCTGCACGCCGTCTCGGCGTTGCAATCGTTGGTTTGGGTGGGGCCGTCGCAACGACGGTCGCAGCCGGGCTGGAAATGATCCGCCGCGGCGCCGTCGACCTGTCGGGGTTGCCGCTGGCCGATGTCTCCCACGCCGGACTGGCGCCTTACAAGAACATCAGCCTGGCCGGCTGGGATCTTTATCCGGACGATCTCGCCTCCGCCGTCAGGCAGCACGGCGTCCTGGGGCCGGCCGAACTGGATCTGGTCCGCACCCAGTTGGAAGCGGTCCGACCCTGGCCCGCCATCGGAAACGTGAAGTTCTGCCGCAACGTCGCCGGCCGCGAGGGGGCGAACCTGACCTCCATGCGCGACCAGGTGGCGAGCCTGAAGGACGACCTGACCCGGTTCAAAGCCGACAGCGGCGTCGACGACCTGGTGGTGGTCCACCTCGCCTCGACCGAACGGCTGGTCGATACCAAGCTGCCGCAGTTCGCGACGCCGGAAGCGTTCGAGATGGCTCTCGACGCCGACGATCCGGAGATCGGGCCGGCGATGCTCTATGCCTATGCCGCGATCACCAACGGCATCCCGTACGGAAACTTCACTCCCAGCGTCTCGGCCGACATTCCGGCGCTGAAGGAACTGGCGCGGCGGCGCGGCGTGCCCATCGCCGGCAAGGACGGCAAGACCGGGCAGACCCTGATCAAGACCGTGATAGCGCCGGCGCTGCGCGGGCGCTCGCTGAAGGTGGACGGCTGGTACTCCACCAACATCCTGGGCAACCGGGACGGTTTGGCGCTGGACGATCCGAGTTCGCTGGCGTCCAAGCTGGACACCAAGGGATCGGTGCTCGACAGCATCCTCGGCTACAAGGTCGAGAACCATAAGGTGTTCATCCACTACTATCCGCCGCGCGGCGACGACAAGGAGGCCTGGGACAACATCGACCTGACCGGTTTCCTCGGCCACCGCATGCAGATGAAGATCAACTTCCTGTGCAAGGACTCGATCCTGGCGGCCCCGCTGGTGATCGAGATCGCCCGGTGCCTGGATCTGGCGAAGCAGCGCGGACAGGGCGGCGTGCTGGAGGAACTGGGCGTCTTCTTCAAGGCGCCGCTGATGCCGAACGGTGCCGAGCCGGAGCACGCCTGGCCCGAGCAGGAGCGCCGGTTCCGGGCCTGGCTCGACAGGTCGGCCGGTTCCGGTTCCGGAACCGCCACCGAGCGCAGCGAGCAGTCCCTGAAGGCGGCCGCGGCGAGCCTTGCCGATGTCGGTTGA
- a CDS encoding formate/nitrite transporter family protein: MVDTRHVPSSRLASQERQNVDNISAPRSLIVYEAVRKEGEEELRRPASSLMWSALAAGLSMGFSMVGDGLLRAGLPDEPWRPLISSFGYSFGFLIVILGRQQLFTENTLTVILPLLYERSWVGLRDVVRLWAIVFAANILGTLLFAFGVESTGVFSPEAKEQFLQLGLHAAEPSPMATFAKAIFAGWIIALLVWLLPLAGSAKPFVIIGLTYLVALGQLSHIIAGSVEVAYAAFAGAVDWSEYAIGFLVPTLLGNVVGGVGLVALLAHAQVKEEDD, from the coding sequence ATGGTAGATACCCGGCACGTTCCATCCTCCAGGCTCGCCTCGCAAGAGCGTCAGAACGTCGACAACATCTCCGCTCCCCGCTCCCTCATCGTCTACGAGGCGGTACGCAAGGAGGGAGAGGAGGAACTTCGGCGCCCGGCATCCTCGCTGATGTGGTCGGCGCTGGCGGCCGGTCTTTCCATGGGCTTCTCCATGGTAGGCGACGGGCTGCTCCGCGCGGGTCTGCCGGACGAGCCGTGGCGGCCGCTGATCAGCAGCTTCGGGTACAGCTTCGGCTTCCTGATCGTCATCCTGGGCCGGCAGCAATTGTTCACGGAGAACACGCTGACCGTGATCCTGCCCCTCCTGTACGAGCGGAGCTGGGTCGGGCTGCGCGACGTGGTCAGGCTCTGGGCTATCGTCTTCGCAGCCAACATCCTCGGCACGCTGCTCTTCGCCTTCGGCGTCGAATCGACGGGAGTCTTCTCGCCCGAAGCCAAGGAACAGTTCCTGCAGCTCGGCCTTCACGCCGCGGAGCCGAGCCCCATGGCCACGTTCGCCAAAGCGATCTTCGCCGGCTGGATCATCGCCCTGCTGGTCTGGCTGCTGCCCCTGGCCGGTTCGGCGAAGCCCTTCGTGATCATCGGGCTCACCTATCTGGTGGCCCTCGGCCAGCTTTCCCACATCATCGCCGGATCGGTGGAGGTGGCCTATGCCGCCTTCGCCGGAGCGGTGGATTGGAGCGAATACGCGATCGGGTTCCTGGTGCCGACGCTGCTGGGCAATGTGGTCGGCGGAGTGGGATTGGTGGCACTGCTCGCCCATGCTCAAGTCAAGGAGGAGGATGACTGA
- a CDS encoding glucan biosynthesis protein, with protein MGSALLLCGPGIGRNRGIARAEESFGFEQVRRMAAALASRPYQPPDEVMPAVLRDMSYDQYRAIRFRPSSALWADGGGFKAQFFHRGFLYRRRVRVGVIEGGTVTPVAYRPDMFDLGGLDVPDMPDLGFAGVRLHHPAGGGSTGDEFAVFLGASYFRLIARGQEYGISGRGVAVNTGGSEPEEFPDFTEFWIERPGAGAEEITVLALLDGPSVTGAFRFRLRPGDTTGAQVDASLILRQPVGRLGLAPLTSMFLHGENGPRGFDDFRPEMHDSDGLLMLDGAGVWSWRPLVNGRPAPLATGYAMAGPKGFGLMQRDRDFASYLDVQAMHERRPSFWVEPRGDWGQGALELYEFPSLEEYNDNIVAYWVPQRAPEPGRPLDFGYALTVMGGGTGLHPLGRVTGTRIGSAERLRPTVPPSPERRFFVVDFEGDGLPGHGSGLSADVTASAGAVVEPIVEHVPQTGGWRLYFEYRPGKAGPAELAARLMRGDRVMTETWRFTW; from the coding sequence TTGGGAAGTGCCTTGCTGCTGTGCGGTCCCGGCATAGGGCGCAATCGTGGCATCGCAAGGGCGGAGGAAAGCTTCGGGTTCGAGCAGGTCAGGCGCATGGCGGCCGCGCTGGCGTCCCGGCCCTACCAGCCGCCCGACGAGGTCATGCCGGCGGTGCTGCGCGACATGAGCTACGACCAGTACCGCGCGATCCGTTTCCGGCCGTCCAGCGCCCTGTGGGCCGACGGGGGCGGATTCAAGGCGCAGTTCTTTCATCGGGGCTTCCTTTATCGGCGGCGGGTTCGCGTCGGCGTGATCGAGGGCGGTACCGTGACGCCGGTGGCCTACCGACCGGACATGTTCGACCTCGGCGGCCTCGACGTCCCGGACATGCCGGACCTGGGGTTCGCGGGGGTTCGGCTGCACCATCCCGCCGGCGGCGGGTCCACCGGCGACGAGTTCGCGGTGTTCCTCGGCGCGTCCTATTTCCGGCTGATCGCCCGGGGGCAGGAGTATGGGATTTCCGGCCGGGGGGTCGCGGTCAATACCGGCGGCTCCGAGCCGGAGGAGTTTCCCGACTTCACGGAGTTCTGGATCGAGCGTCCGGGGGCGGGAGCGGAGGAGATCACCGTGCTGGCGCTGCTCGACGGACCGAGCGTGACCGGCGCCTTCCGGTTCCGGTTGCGGCCCGGCGACACCACCGGGGCGCAGGTCGACGCCTCGCTGATCCTGCGCCAGCCGGTCGGCCGGCTCGGTCTGGCGCCGCTGACCAGCATGTTCCTCCATGGCGAGAACGGCCCGCGCGGTTTCGACGATTTCCGGCCGGAGATGCACGACAGCGACGGGCTGCTGATGCTGGACGGCGCCGGGGTTTGGAGCTGGCGCCCTCTTGTCAACGGCCGCCCGGCGCCGCTCGCCACCGGCTACGCGATGGCCGGCCCGAAAGGCTTCGGGCTGATGCAGCGGGACCGCGACTTCGCCAGCTACCTGGATGTTCAGGCCATGCACGAGCGCCGGCCCAGCTTCTGGGTCGAGCCGCGGGGCGATTGGGGACAGGGCGCTCTCGAACTCTACGAATTCCCGTCCCTGGAGGAGTACAACGACAACATCGTGGCCTATTGGGTGCCGCAACGGGCACCGGAGCCGGGCCGGCCGCTGGACTTCGGATACGCCCTGACCGTGATGGGCGGCGGGACCGGCCTGCATCCGCTGGGCCGTGTGACGGGCACGCGCATCGGCTCGGCCGAGCGGTTGCGGCCGACGGTGCCGCCCTCGCCGGAGCGCCGGTTCTTCGTGGTTGATTTCGAGGGGGACGGACTGCCGGGTCACGGCTCCGGCCTTTCCGCGGATGTCACCGCTTCCGCCGGCGCGGTGGTCGAGCCGATCGTCGAACATGTGCCGCAGACCGGGGGATGGCGCCTGTATTTCGAGTATCGGCCGGGGAAGGCCGGGCCGGCGGAGCTGGCGGCGCGGCTGATGCGGGGCGATCGGGTCATGACGGAGACATGGCGCTTTACCTGGTGA
- the mdoH gene encoding glucans biosynthesis glucosyltransferase MdoH yields MTLDPSAETPPRLPLAVRRALFLGPALFLTLLSAVLAAEAMGGPRTGLDWVLVTLFTLNLGWLALNGWQVVLGFVLHCLGRRAFPPLERTAAGIDVMTPPRARTAVVLPIYNEDVAAVFAAVAVMARSLERTGDVGRIDLFVLSDTRDEAIWRAEERAYDALLSEFAGRPGLPAVFYRRRHDNGGRKAGNLADFCTNWGHRYDFMVVLDADSLMGGDTIRRMIRLMEDNSRIGLIQTVSHPVNRETLFARIHQFAANLYTPLSVLGLNFWQQEDANYWGHNAIVRVKAFMDHCDLPVLPGKAPLGGEILCHDVVEACLMRRGPWETWVLPLLGGTWEEIPANTIDYAGRDRRWAQGNLQHMRFLPAHGIRWPGRLHILMGIMCYVSAPVWFAFLVLSAGQLILGEERGGYGLLTSGLFNPGAAAAAMFALTVTLLFLPKLLSLAAVLADARARAGFGGAPRLLASALLEQVFSTLQAPVHMAYYTRFVVSTLVGRIVSWDAQPRGDRGVGLGEAFQRHAVHVILGLVLASTALLVGPVLFWWMSPIIAGLVLSPVLTSWSSRRGAGLAARRLGLFLIPAEVAPEPELTEMAARMRAAAPGAPDGIAGIGARPALPRRSPMPMAPQSLYRPALAQETADAD; encoded by the coding sequence ATGACGCTCGATCCCTCGGCCGAGACTCCGCCGCGCCTGCCCCTTGCGGTGCGCAGGGCATTGTTTCTGGGCCCGGCGCTTTTTCTGACCCTGCTTTCGGCGGTGCTTGCGGCCGAGGCGATGGGCGGACCCCGGACCGGGCTGGACTGGGTGCTGGTGACCCTGTTCACGCTCAACCTGGGCTGGCTGGCGCTGAACGGCTGGCAGGTGGTGCTGGGCTTCGTCCTGCATTGCCTGGGCAGGCGCGCCTTTCCACCGCTGGAGCGGACCGCCGCCGGCATCGACGTCATGACCCCGCCCAGGGCCCGGACCGCGGTGGTGCTCCCGATCTACAACGAGGACGTCGCCGCGGTGTTCGCCGCCGTCGCGGTGATGGCCCGCTCCCTGGAGCGGACCGGCGATGTCGGACGGATCGACCTGTTCGTGCTGAGCGACACCCGCGACGAGGCGATCTGGCGCGCGGAGGAGCGCGCCTACGACGCCCTGCTGTCGGAATTCGCCGGACGGCCGGGGCTGCCGGCGGTGTTCTACCGCAGGCGCCATGACAACGGCGGGCGCAAGGCCGGCAACCTCGCCGATTTCTGCACCAACTGGGGACATCGGTACGACTTCATGGTGGTGCTGGACGCGGACAGCCTGATGGGCGGCGACACGATCCGCCGCATGATCCGGCTGATGGAGGACAACTCCCGGATCGGCCTGATCCAGACCGTGTCCCATCCGGTCAACCGGGAGACGCTGTTCGCCCGCATCCACCAGTTCGCGGCCAACCTCTACACGCCCCTGTCGGTGCTGGGACTGAACTTCTGGCAGCAGGAGGACGCCAACTACTGGGGTCACAACGCCATCGTCCGGGTCAAGGCCTTCATGGACCACTGCGACCTGCCGGTGCTGCCCGGCAAGGCCCCGCTGGGCGGCGAGATCCTGTGCCACGACGTGGTCGAAGCCTGCTTGATGCGGCGCGGCCCATGGGAGACCTGGGTGCTCCCCCTGCTCGGCGGCACGTGGGAGGAGATCCCCGCCAATACCATCGACTATGCCGGCCGCGACCGGCGCTGGGCGCAGGGCAACCTCCAGCACATGCGCTTCCTGCCGGCCCACGGCATCCGCTGGCCGGGCCGCCTGCACATCCTGATGGGCATCATGTGCTACGTCTCCGCCCCGGTATGGTTCGCCTTCCTGGTGCTGTCGGCCGGCCAGCTGATCCTGGGGGAGGAGCGCGGCGGCTACGGCCTGCTGACCTCCGGTCTGTTCAATCCCGGCGCCGCGGCGGCTGCCATGTTCGCCCTGACCGTGACGCTGCTGTTCCTGCCCAAGCTGCTGAGCCTGGCGGCCGTCCTGGCCGACGCCAGGGCGCGGGCCGGATTCGGGGGCGCCCCGCGCCTGCTGGCCAGTGCGCTGCTGGAACAGGTGTTCTCGACGCTGCAGGCGCCGGTCCACATGGCCTATTACACGCGCTTCGTCGTCTCGACCCTGGTCGGGCGGATCGTCTCCTGGGACGCCCAGCCGCGCGGCGACCGCGGCGTGGGGCTGGGCGAGGCGTTCCAGCGCCATGCGGTGCATGTGATCCTGGGCCTCGTCCTGGCCTCGACGGCGCTGCTGGTCGGTCCCGTGCTGTTCTGGTGGATGTCGCCGATCATCGCCGGCCTGGTGCTCAGCCCGGTCCTCACGAGCTGGTCGAGCCGGCGCGGCGCCGGCCTGGCGGCCCGCCGGCTCGGCCTGTTCCTGATCCCGGCGGAGGTGGCCCCCGAGCCCGAACTGACCGAGATGGCGGCCCGGATGCGCGCCGCGGCCCCGGGCGCGCCCGACGGCATCGCCGGGATAGGCGCGCGTCCGGCCCTGCCCCGGCGCTCCCCGATGCCGATGGCTCCCCAGAGCCTCTACCGGCCCGCGCTCGCGCAGGAAACGGCCGACGCGGACTGA
- a CDS encoding ATP-binding protein — protein sequence MIVLPGSPLVRRLVLPVVVMFAVGAATIFGLASVSAFWQDKQAASDSRRMVEHALAEEKAALAVLAKDYTWWDEPITRLFIEFDADYADSDFGGYLIDQHGAAAVFVFNQGGTQIYGRTDDAFQGGPDGSPGVGADPELRQLVRQAMASGPEEPVVATGILDLGGGMNIAAVSRFTPEAGSTDFSEPPPLGTLVILRRMDGKFLDNIGQTAHVHDFAILPPGADRPGSLIAPLRTPLGNNLAMLTWNPPTPGRDFLNWFLPPLVVVGLIMGLLLALVLSRARQFAEHLATSEERLALAMDAARDGLWDWNIETGEAHFSARWATMLGYQPNEIEPRTGAWESLVHPDDLPEVMRALAECRQGRSASYEVEHRMRAKDGGWHWILARGKVVTRNAAGGARRMIGTHTDVTARRMAEQRALDACAEAEAASRVKSHFLANMSHELRTPLNAIIGFSDMLLREFFGPLTPKQKEYAAAINSSGSHLLEVIGDVLDLSKVEAGRMELHPETVDVSALVRSCASLMESEAHQGQVALETSLPAHPVEITADKVRLRQIILNLLSNAVKFTPTGGRVDVAVRWPAEGGLEISVRDTGVGMRPEDIRIALEPFRQLDDSMSRRHQGTGLGLPLAKMLAELHGGELSLASEPGHGTTVTVTLPAPKRRAALRSVSGRSA from the coding sequence ATGATAGTGCTTCCGGGTTCACCGCTCGTTCGACGCCTGGTGCTTCCTGTCGTGGTCATGTTCGCCGTGGGTGCCGCCACCATCTTCGGACTGGCGAGCGTTTCGGCATTCTGGCAGGACAAGCAGGCGGCGAGCGACTCCAGGCGGATGGTCGAGCATGCGCTGGCCGAAGAGAAGGCCGCGCTCGCCGTGCTCGCCAAGGACTACACTTGGTGGGACGAGCCGATCACCCGGCTCTTCATCGAGTTCGACGCCGATTATGCCGACAGTGACTTCGGTGGCTACCTGATCGACCAGCACGGCGCGGCCGCCGTCTTCGTATTCAACCAGGGCGGCACGCAGATCTACGGCCGCACCGACGACGCTTTCCAAGGCGGGCCGGACGGGAGCCCGGGAGTAGGCGCGGATCCGGAACTCCGGCAGCTGGTCCGCCAGGCCATGGCATCAGGACCGGAGGAACCTGTCGTCGCGACGGGGATCCTCGATCTTGGCGGCGGCATGAATATCGCGGCGGTCTCGCGTTTCACCCCGGAAGCAGGCAGTACCGACTTTTCCGAGCCGCCTCCGCTCGGCACGCTCGTCATCCTGCGCAGGATGGACGGCAAGTTCCTCGATAACATCGGCCAGACCGCCCATGTCCATGACTTCGCGATCCTGCCGCCGGGAGCGGACAGGCCGGGATCGCTGATCGCCCCCTTGCGGACTCCCCTGGGGAACAACCTGGCGATGCTGACCTGGAACCCACCCACGCCGGGACGCGACTTCCTGAACTGGTTCCTCCCCCCGCTCGTGGTGGTCGGCCTGATCATGGGCCTGCTGCTCGCCCTCGTCCTGTCGCGGGCCCGGCAGTTCGCCGAACATCTGGCCACCAGCGAGGAGCGGCTGGCGCTGGCGATGGACGCGGCGCGCGACGGGCTGTGGGACTGGAACATCGAGACCGGAGAGGCCCATTTCAGCGCGCGATGGGCGACCATGCTGGGCTACCAGCCGAACGAGATCGAACCCAGGACGGGCGCGTGGGAAAGCCTGGTCCATCCGGACGACCTGCCCGAGGTGATGAGGGCCCTGGCCGAATGCCGCCAGGGCCGCAGCGCGAGCTACGAGGTCGAGCACCGGATGCGGGCGAAGGACGGCGGCTGGCACTGGATCCTGGCGCGCGGCAAGGTCGTGACGCGCAACGCTGCCGGTGGCGCGCGCCGCATGATAGGAACCCACACCGACGTGACCGCGCGGCGCATGGCGGAACAGCGGGCGCTCGACGCCTGCGCCGAGGCCGAAGCGGCGAGCCGGGTCAAAAGCCATTTCCTGGCGAACATGAGCCACGAACTGCGCACGCCGCTCAACGCGATCATCGGCTTCTCCGACATGCTGCTGCGCGAGTTCTTCGGACCGCTGACACCCAAGCAGAAGGAATATGCCGCCGCCATCAATTCCTCCGGCTCGCACCTGCTGGAGGTGATCGGCGACGTGCTCGACCTGTCGAAGGTGGAGGCCGGGCGCATGGAACTGCACCCGGAGACCGTCGATGTCTCCGCCCTGGTGAGATCCTGCGCCAGCCTGATGGAAAGCGAGGCGCACCAGGGCCAAGTGGCGCTGGAGACTAGCCTGCCCGCGCATCCGGTCGAGATCACCGCCGACAAGGTGCGGCTGCGTCAGATCATCCTGAACCTGCTGTCCAATGCCGTGAAGTTCACCCCGACCGGCGGACGCGTCGATGTCGCCGTCCGCTGGCCGGCCGAAGGCGGCCTGGAGATCAGCGTGCGGGATACCGGCGTCGGCATGCGGCCGGAGGATATCCGGATCGCCCTGGAACCTTTCCGCCAGCTTGACGATTCGATGTCGCGGCGGCACCAGGGCACCGGGCTCGGCTTGCCGCTGGCCAAGATGCTGGCGGAACTGCACGGCGGCGAACTCAGCCTGGCCAGCGAACCGGGACACGGCACGACGGTGACCGTCACCCTGCCCGCCCCGAAACGCCGGGCGGCGTTGCGCTCGGTCAGCGGGCGATCGGCCTGA
- a CDS encoding uracil-DNA glycosylase, with the protein MTDHITIPHQVSPWASLPRALRDPGELARRRTLADSAHVQPLTRYARDLAARTGSPVPLADPLDGGVAARLLILLETPGPKMRATGFVSRDNPTGTAANLFRFLEQAGIARVETVIWNIVPWLIQVPGTPNRNPTRAQVAEGLLHLPDFLDLLPGLELVVTAGRKAEAARSLLEARNIPCLAMPHPSPTYVCTSPGVARRISACLTAAAERLAARRLDVTR; encoded by the coding sequence TTGACTGACCACATTACAATCCCACATCAGGTCTCGCCCTGGGCTTCACTCCCCAGGGCGTTGCGCGATCCGGGCGAGCTGGCCCGGCGCAGGACGCTGGCTGACAGCGCGCACGTGCAGCCGCTGACCCGGTACGCCAGGGATCTGGCCGCCCGCACGGGCAGCCCGGTTCCGCTGGCCGACCCGCTCGACGGCGGCGTGGCGGCCCGGCTGCTGATCCTGCTGGAGACGCCGGGACCCAAGATGCGGGCCACCGGGTTCGTGTCGCGGGACAACCCCACGGGGACCGCCGCGAACCTGTTCCGTTTCCTGGAACAGGCCGGCATCGCTCGTGTGGAAACGGTGATCTGGAACATCGTCCCGTGGCTGATCCAGGTTCCGGGCACGCCCAACCGCAATCCGACCCGCGCTCAGGTCGCCGAAGGGCTGCTCCACCTGCCCGACTTCCTGGACCTGCTGCCGGGGTTGGAACTGGTCGTCACCGCCGGGCGCAAGGCCGAGGCCGCCCGGAGCCTGCTGGAGGCCCGGAACATCCCCTGCCTTGCCATGCCGCACCCGAGCCCGACCTATGTCTGCACCAGCCCCGGCGTGGCGCGCCGGATCTCCGCATGCCTCACGGCGGCGGCGGAGCGGCTGGCCGCCCGGCGACTGGACGTCACCAGGTAA
- a CDS encoding Gfo/Idh/MocA family protein: MTDRHLGWAVVGCGWVARDYVIPAIHAARNGRVVALCDRDPSGLGSLGTSDLAVVLSDPAVQAVYVATPNDQHMPVVVACAAAGKHVLCEKPMATHSADAEIMVAACGQAGVTLGIAYDQRFHAAHVRLRELVAEGALGTVTQARIFYACWLPPDWSPTDRTSGDRHTDNWRADPRRAGGGALWDLAPHGIDLLEVLLGGSWAELRALVQRRVHDYAVDDGAVLTGRFEDGTLCTIQVAYNCPDAYPRRTLELVGTRAMAVATDTMGQTPGGTLSLIDARTGARSEVPVPGAGRSPFLNQIEAFGDAVLAGRPFPYPSERDLRLFTLMERSCR, encoded by the coding sequence ATGACGGACCGGCATCTGGGCTGGGCCGTGGTCGGGTGCGGCTGGGTCGCCCGCGATTACGTCATCCCGGCGATCCACGCGGCGCGGAACGGCCGCGTCGTGGCGCTGTGCGACCGCGACCCGTCGGGGCTGGGCAGCCTCGGCACCTCGGACCTGGCGGTCGTGCTGTCCGATCCCGCCGTCCAGGCCGTCTATGTCGCGACGCCCAACGACCAGCACATGCCGGTGGTCGTGGCCTGCGCCGCCGCCGGCAAGCATGTCCTGTGCGAGAAGCCGATGGCCACGCATTCGGCCGACGCGGAGATCATGGTCGCCGCCTGCGGGCAAGCCGGGGTGACCCTGGGCATCGCCTACGACCAGCGCTTCCACGCGGCGCATGTCCGCCTTCGGGAACTGGTGGCGGAGGGGGCGCTCGGCACGGTGACCCAGGCCCGCATCTTCTACGCCTGCTGGCTGCCCCCGGACTGGAGCCCCACGGATCGGACTTCCGGCGACCGGCATACCGACAACTGGCGGGCGGACCCCCGCCGGGCGGGGGGCGGCGCCCTGTGGGACCTGGCTCCCCACGGCATCGACCTGCTGGAGGTGCTGCTCGGCGGCTCCTGGGCGGAGCTTCGGGCCCTGGTCCAGCGGCGGGTCCATGATTATGCCGTGGATGACGGAGCCGTGCTGACCGGCCGGTTCGAGGACGGGACGCTGTGCACCATCCAGGTCGCCTACAACTGCCCCGACGCCTATCCCCGGCGGACGCTGGAACTGGTCGGGACCCGGGCGATGGCGGTCGCCACCGACACCATGGGCCAGACGCCCGGCGGCACCCTTTCCCTGATCGACGCCAGGACCGGCGCGCGTTCCGAAGTGCCGGTCCCCGGTGCCGGGCGAAGCCCGTTCCTGAACCAGATCGAGGCGTTCGGCGACGCCGTCCTGGCCGGCCGTCCCTTTCCCTATCCCTCCGAGCGCGACCTGCGCCTGTTCACCCTGATGGAGCGATCATGCCGCTGA